TTTTACCGGACAGTCTTTTTCTTGGAATAAAAAACCCAGTTGGGAAATAGCGTTATTAACTGCGGCGATGGTTTTGGGTTTAGTTTCAAAATCAAAACAAATATAAAAGGTGCGTTTTTTAATAGTAAAAATGCCTAAGTCAGGAATTAGCTGGCGACGAGTCACTTTACCAAAGTCATCTTTAACTACTCGATAACCGCTAGTAATTCCAGGAATAGCGATCGCAGCGTATCCTTGTGTTAATAGTGTCGCTGCTTTCTTTGCACCCTCGCAAACAATTATAGGTATGTTCTGTTCCAGCACCCATTGCCAAAACCCTACAGCTTCGCCATTGGAACCAGTACTGATATTGTTGGGTATGGAGAGATTGTAACGCTGGGCGACTTGCTGCCAAACAGATAGGGGAACCCGCAGACAAAAAACACGCGTTGGTGTGCTGGGGGGATGTTCGTACTTGATAGCCTTACCATTCTGATTCATCCGGGGTTGATTTGGCTTAAAGCATCCCCATTCCATCGTTTGCCAATCATTTAGCGGATCTAGTCCCGAACACCACCAACCGCCTTCTGTAATATGGGCGTAACGCTGCAACCAGGCATTCTTCACCATTCCGGTATTGGTGCGGGGAAGTAACTCAGAAATCAACAGGTATTCATAGGCGTTGATTCCTTGGAGGGATAAAAAATTGAGCTTCGCAATGTGTAAATTTATGCCACTGCTCTTGACTAATTCCTCAAGGTGTTGGGGGTGTAAATAGTGCAGATGCATAAGGCAAAGCTCTAAGCGAGGACGATGGATTTAAAACTTACCATGCATCTGCCGATTTTTTATCATAGTTTTCTTGAGGGTTTAAGGATACTTTTTTTACTCAGTGGCGGGAGACACATCGGTAAAAGATAAAGTAGGTGATTTTCTCTTTTGTCTTGGTTCAGTAATAAGTTTGTATTGTAATAATTGTTCGCGATTAATTTTTAATTATCCGTAGAATCCTAGATTAAGGAATGCAACTACATTCGGACAGAACAATGAAACCAGACTGTTGTCAAGATGTAGGAAACCGCAGCAGTTTGGCACGATAATCGGTTTTTAAGCTAAAAGTAACAAAAGTTACTGAAAATATATAGAAAGTGATATTGTTAATTGTCAGGCAATGAGATGATTCCCCGGCGATCGCTATATTGCCATTCAATTGCAGTTTCATCTGCTTTCCAAGTAATTGCTGCACTAGCGCTGCGGCGACACTTAGCTGTACCAATGCGAAAGCTACCCACTCGCTGCATTACCAGAAAGCGATTGAGATAAACCTCATGCTTACAGATTATCCCCTGACGCTCAATGGTGATTGAGCGCTGTCCGCTAGGAGAAACGTATTCTCTCATCAGATCGGGGCCAATGAATCCAGCGAAGATTCCTAGCCAAAAACCCATTAGGTAAAACGGCAAAAACAGCAAAGCAGGAAAGTGCAGTAAATAAATCAGGCTTTGCCAGGTTTTGGACAAAGATGTAGCTGGCAATTTCTTGAGCGCCAACCAAGAAATTATCAATGTCAGCAACCCGAAGCAAGGAAGAGCCAGTATACTCCAGAAGCCGCGCAGAGTGTAGGTAGCTTCAGCAGGTAGCAGTCTCAGCAGCAGCCAAAAGGCCAGGTTTAATATTAGTGAGAACATCCACAGGCTGAAGCGAAATGATTGAGTCCGATCGCGTTTTGAGTGTATCAAGTTCAGCTCATAATTCCAAAATAAAACTATCCCGTCGGTGAAAGTCAGCCTCAGCACCTCGATGATTTAATGCCCAATAAGTTACTTCAACATCTGTTTGTTTAATGACGGTGGTAATTGCAACTTCCAAGGCTTGCTCTTGCAGGATAATTTTATCCAAATCGACATCTAGAGTCAGTTCTAAACTATCTGCTTGTTGCTGAATAATAAACGGGAGTGTGGAGAAAGCTGCTTCCTCTTGCATTCCTTGACGATAACCATCAAAGCGGTAAACATTCCAATCTCCGGCGGGGGAAAGGTTGAATTCCCAATAACGTTGAGAATTCTTGATACCAAGGAAAAACTCGAAGCAAGTCTCTTGCCAAAGTTCGTGTTTCCTTGATGGTGTTGCTGATGGAGAAGCAAGCGCTATTTTTTCAATATCGCCAAACAGCGTATATTGAATAGTCAGTTTATTGACATTTCGGGCAATATTACCTGCAATTTTGATCTTCAGCAGTTGCCCAGTTGCAGGAAAAGGTTGCAGGGAAAATGACTGATTGTTCATTTTACATCCTGAATAATGGCGCGAATTGCACTTTCTTGAGACTCAATGCTTTTTGTTAGCGCAAACTGCACCAGCGCCCGATAAAGATTGTGTTCTGGGTGCTTGACTTTGAAATAGACATTGCCTGCTAAATGATCTGCAAAAAATCTCAGTCCCAACTCAAAGGCAATCAAACGGATGGCATCATACATATATGCATAGTCATTCTCGGTAAGAAAGGCTTTAGCTACTGAGAGATAGCCTTGCAATATGCCTTGACAAATATCAGTATCAAAACCAACACTTTCCCAATCTTCTGTTTCTTCCCCAACCGGGTTGCAACCAGAGCGCAAACAGTCGCCAATGTCGTAATGTACTAAACCTGGCTTCACAGTATCCAGGTCTATAACACTGACAGCTTGATGGGTTATAGCGTCAAATAATACGTTATTGATTTTAGGATCGCCATGCATCAAACGCAGAGGTAACTTACCTGTAGCTTTAGCATCTTCGAGGATAGATGCAAAGATTTGGCGATCGCTCACAAACTGCAAGCAATAATTTACTTCAGGAGTCTTTTGTACAGAAGTTTTCGCCAGAACTTCGTTGTAATTTTGGAGATAGCGCGGTGTAATGTGGAATCCTTCTAAGGTATCAGCGAGTTTTTCTGGTGGTAAATCGCCGATCAAATTGTGGAACATCCCCAAAGCATAGCCGACTTCGCCTGCTTGCGAGCGATCGCGTATCGTGTCAAAAGACTGCGAACCTTCAATAAAGCTAATCGCCCGCCAGAAGGCACCATCTGCATCTATCCAGTGGTCTTGTGCGTCCTTGGTAAAAAGTACGCGAGGAATTTCCCAACGGCGATTGAGTGGGTTTTGTTGTAGCCGTTTGCGAGCGTGCCCTGTAAAAGTACACATATTCTGCATGATCGAGTGCGGCTGACGAAACACTTGTGTATTAATACGTTGCAGAATAAAATGCTGTTCTTGCGAACTATCCAGCGTTACTAGAAAAGTGTCATTAATATTACCGCTGCCAAATGCTTGAATACTCTTTACTTTGCCCTGAAATGTAAATTGTTCAGCAATAGCAGTGAGATTGTTTGTGCTTTGGGTTTTGATATTTTCTATCGTATTCATAATTTAACCTGCCCTACTCCCCACGTAACGTCCCAAAAGGAATTAGGGGATATCGTAGCTTAAGTTGCCTGTTTGGTCTGTGTATAAGTGTTGCAGTTTTTGCGATCGCCTAGGATAGCCGCTTTGTAAATCGCGTAACATCTCTGTAGTGAAGGATTTTTGAACGCGTCAGCCATTTAAAATCAAGTTATACAGCGTATGCGGATCGATGTCAGCCAAAAACAGATTTGATAAAAAACAGTAAGGGTAGTAAGCGATCGCACACAAACCTTTTAGTTATTTGAGCGTTGGATATATGAAATTAAATGACGGTTATGAGATCTTACTTAAAATGATTGAAGTAGATCGAGATAGAATCACCTTCATAGCTCTATAATATTAATCTTAATTATTTTAGTATTCCTACCTGTTAGTAGCAAAACTTCAGCTTTGAACAAATGAGTTTTGGTACTAATATTTAAAGATTAGATCGCACAATATGTTATTAAGTACAAACTTAAAGGTTAGAACTATGTAGAGAAATTTAGATGTAAAGTCTCTACGTGGTTTGAGTTATCAGTTTGTTAGTAGCTTGATCGTCAAAGCACAGCTTTAAATAAAGTCAAGATAGTGAAGTTAACTGATGCCTAAGCAGTAAAAGACTTTTTTGTTTCTTTACATGTCATTTAAAAAAGACATAAAAATATGCCTTGATTTTTCGGGTCACAAAGAGAGAAGGTGAAGTAAGTAATATTATTTAACATCTACATATATATGGCTGACAGAAGGCGTTCCGACGATTACAAGCAGGTCAGTGGTTATATTCCACGAGAACTAGCCTTAGAGTTCAAAAGTATTTGTGCTCGCTTAGGTATATCTCAAAGCGATGCCATAGAAGAGATGATTCAGGAGTGGCTCAGTAAAACTACAAGTTCTAGTGCAAAAAACACTCTTCCAGAAGTACCTAAAACAATTGCCGATCTAGTCAGGTTGAACATGAAAAAGCTCAAGCG
The genomic region above belongs to Calothrix sp. NIES-2098 and contains:
- a CDS encoding aminoglycoside phosphotransferase; protein product: MNTIENIKTQSTNNLTAIAEQFTFQGKVKSIQAFGSGNINDTFLVTLDSSQEQHFILQRINTQVFRQPHSIMQNMCTFTGHARKRLQQNPLNRRWEIPRVLFTKDAQDHWIDADGAFWRAISFIEGSQSFDTIRDRSQAGEVGYALGMFHNLIGDLPPEKLADTLEGFHITPRYLQNYNEVLAKTSVQKTPEVNYCLQFVSDRQIFASILEDAKATGKLPLRLMHGDPKINNVLFDAITHQAVSVIDLDTVKPGLVHYDIGDCLRSGCNPVGEETEDWESVGFDTDICQGILQGYLSVAKAFLTENDYAYMYDAIRLIAFELGLRFFADHLAGNVYFKVKHPEHNLYRALVQFALTKSIESQESAIRAIIQDVK